GCTAGAATACTTCTaaggtattttccatgaaaaggaCAGCAAACAAGACATTTACAACATCTACATAGATTAGGAAAGCATATATTAGCCATCCAAGAAATTTGTACATCTAATTAATTCGTGTATTCAATGTCCAACATTAAATAACTGTTCTTCCATCATCTTCACTAACAAAAAAAACGTGAATGGATTATCAGAAGGTAACATGTAGGTATACATATGACAGGAGGTTCACTTCAGAATCTACAAACTTCTAAGATCAATCAAGTTGCAATGACAAATGACCTACCCCAAACATAGAAATTTGAGTTGACGATCCTATTGCCACTCCCAAAGATATGTCCTGCCAATGAAATCATAAATATTGCAAGGGCAGATAATAATAGAACACCACAAAGTGAACGAGAAAAATGCTTACAAGTTTGTCTTTCATCGCAAACATTATGGCACTCGCATGCTCTGCTGCGTTACCTACAATGGGAAGTAATATCACACTAATAAATGCAATAGGTATGTTCCAGGCTGAGGATGCCCCCTGAAAAACAGTCAAACAACAACGGAACTTTTCAATGATGAACCAAAAATAAATGAGTGTTACCTCATAAACAACAAGAACTTTAACTACATAAggtgaagaaaaaggaagaggaacaaGGACACTCGTACTTCAAGAAACACTATTTTAAAGGCCAATATGATTTGAATATAAGCACTTGAAGGATTGAACTGGCATAATAGAGATGAAAAGCGCATTGAATTGCCTTATGTGGAATATGGAATCCTCGTAAGAAAACTTGaacattttctaaattttttaatctcCCTATACTATCTGACCCAAAACCAAGCCAACTGCCAAAAAGAGCTTTGGACCAGAAAATTACTATGACATCAAAGGTTTTATCAACCACGATTCGGTAATTAACAATTTGCAGTAAATTTTCCGGACATATAAGATAGGCTCTGCAAAAAATGAACATGAAAAACAGAATCCAATGCGAGCAATATCTAATCTGCCAAGAGTGAATAGGGGAAAAAAGTTAATACCTCTATTGCATCAACCAAATAGTCTGATAAAAATGAGATCCAAGCGGTCATTACTGCAAGCCAGATTACAGATTCCCACTTAGTGATCTCTGGTgactcatcatcatcttctgcACTCTCTCCACTTGGACTCCCTTCCTAGTACATACAAACACAGACAAATTTAGCACAAAAGAGTAAATGCATCTAAAGGAAAATTTCAAGAACAACCTCTCAATCAGgtagaaggaatatgttcacaAGCACCAACAAGAGTGGCTTACTAAGAAACCATAACTGaaacaatttaaattaaaaaaaatcctgAACATTTTCGAATTACTCAGAGACCTTAGCTAATACTCAGAATTCTAGAGAGCTACACACAATGTTATTATCCATAAAATGTTAGCAATAGCAAGTGGCAAAAGCTCAGCATTACAAGTTTGATCTAGAAATCTCAGATCCACCATTAGTAAGCCTCCAACACCATAACTGAATAAGGATAGAGGTAGTCAAAGACAAGCACTCACAAGCTCCGATTAGCCAAGTCATATACAATTGGTATAGTCAGATCAAAGCCTTCAAAAGAGAAGTTGCTCTTTCTATGAATGAACCATGAAAACAAACAACAAATTCTACAGCTTGAGGAAGTAAGCtataattaaaacaatgaatacaggttaaagaaaaaattaaatccAACCAACCTCATTGAGAGGGAcatattgatttgattgactcctCAACTGATAAAAGAGATAGGCAGCATATGCAATTAGCATGACGCAGCTGCTGAATCTCGAAAGAGCCAGTTCTGACTTCCCAGAGTGCACCTCACTGTGTGTGGAGTGGAGGACAGCAGGAAAAAGTAAACCCATGACAGTCATCAGTAACAGCCCCGAGTTTACAACAGCTGTTGACTGCACACCAAACTTTAACGTGTCAGGAAGAGATACATTGAACAGAGAGTGTATATCAATCGTAATTATGGTGGAAATTAGTAATGTGCTTACCTTGTTAAAAACCTGTTCCTTCTTCATATAAACAAGCCCACCTGAGAAGAATGCACAACCAAGGACAAGCAACATATTTGAGAGGATTGAACCCAACAATGACTGCTGAACCACCCTAATCATTCCGCCTCTCAGTGCATGTATTGATATAATCAATTCAGTTGCATTTCCAAAAGTTGCATTCAACAGACCACCAACTGCACATTTCAAATCAATATGTCAAGCTGTAATCCCCCagagaaatattaaaatatgcatGACCATCTTTTTGCCACTGACCAATAAAGCATTTTACATTTTAAGATTGACAGAAGAAGTAAATTTAACATTGGGCAGTTCTTGAAAAGAGTAAAAGGCTGTCTATTAAAACTTGTGTAATATTTCATACAAATAATTTTACTCCAACAAAGAGATGAGGTTCTCCAGCAAACAACTTCCACGACTTATATTTGACAGGACAAAAACAGGAAACGGTGGAGAGAGCGACTCGGATTTTACAATTACATGCATACGGGTAAGGAGCTATTGTGTGCATTACACGTTTATGAAGTCCTATATAGGCCTACAGgtgtaacaaaataaaataccaaaaaccaTCTCCTATCAGAAACAGAACGTATCCatgtgaaatttttataaattaaccCCATCAGCCCTCTAAGTTATAAATACCACATAAttcttagagaaaaaaatgtgaaGGGAGAGAATACTGAATATGGTCGCATCTTATTTACactttaattttgattgaatctcACCTGTAGCACCAGTGTAGAAAGCCAGTTGCCTACATCAAACCAGATATAAACATGAGCCTCAATCAAACTACATGTCCAAAAGATAATCCAGCAGAAGAACTAAGAGGCCTTACTCTGTAGCATAACCTAAACGCTCAGCCAAAGGTGTAATACCCAGTAAACTGAGAAAGAAAACCCACCCCTGCAGTCCAGATACAGAAATTAACAGGGCATTCTCGAATGCACCATGAAATGACAAATATCAATGTAGATGATCATAACTCACATGATGGCCAGTCAAATTATGAACCAAGATGGCTACCGGACCAAATGGCATAAGCAAGTTGAGTTTATTTGAGAAGACAACTATCTTTATACTTCTACATGCACAACTGAACATGTTAACACTTCCAACTTGCGAAGTTCCTGAAAATGGCCCTTCTTCGGCTGCATGAAAAGGACTCATCTTCTGAAAAACTTTTGATGTGCTGGATGCGCTTGTATCCTCAAAATCATGGGTTGATCTCTCCTGAAGTGACCCCATCTGTTACATAAAATTCCTTTCATAGATATCATCAGCCATAGGAATCGGTTTTGAATCTATACACGACATAGACAGAACTAATAGAGAATAGAGAGATCTTAATAAAAGAGGAATTGCATGGAAAGGAAAGTATAGAGCATGACAAGGTCTTCTGATAGAGATGAGCTTGTCTGATATTCGGGAAAACATACTTCGATTTGAGGTCGATCACCGACTTGCAActtgtgatccattttcttttaccaaaGGCGCAACAAGAATCTCCTATCCATAACACTGCGGCAGTGCATTTATGTGCCCCACGCCTTTTGATCGCACTCGAAAGATAGTAAGGCCAACTGAATCTGATGCCACATGAACACCGAAACAAATTAGACGAGCGAGACACTTGCAGGCAGATTTGCTCCCAATTGTAAACAGACGTGTCAGGCATCAACCTCAAACATAATTTCCAAGAGTAACCCATCTCACATCTAATCCGGTTTATCTCAATCTACTCCCCCAAATCACTAATTCCCCATAAGTCGAAAGATGTTAACGTTATGCGCTACGATACAAACGAACCGTTACGAAGATCATAATAAGCCGACTTTCCGAGAACCAATTTGACCTCTTTGCACGACAGCACATCGACCAGGCTTCAATTCGCCATTCAAAATTGCCGACCCAAACAATTCTCGTCCCCGGCATCAAAATTCGACAACATTTCACATGCGAAAGCAATCCGGCGACCGCTCAACCGACGATCtaaaccgacaaaaaaaaaaaaaacacgactCGCGCTACTGGCGCCACTCGACCCACGATTGATCGAGCCGAACGGATTATGCGCGCAGCAGATACGGAATCACATCCGGATCGCGCGAGAATTCttcaaaaaacagaaaaatggagagagagaacaaaacgTAAGCCGGCGAGAATAAGACTCGGATCCAGAGAACAGCGCCTGACCTGGGCCCAAGAATCagggacgacgacgacgacgacgacgccggCGACAGTCGATCGGCTGACACGATCGGAGAAAGGAAGAACGAGaccccgagagagagagagagagagagagaatccctTGGGAGAAGGGGAAAACAGAGAGAAGCAGGGGAGGAGGACGAAATAGGGAAGCGAATGGAGCGGCACCCGATTCTCTGCGCTGCTCCTGGCGTCCGAAGAATCCTTTCCAAAAGGAGGCTATCCTATTCTTGGCAGGCGAGGAAAGCGATGAACGAAGACGCCGCAGAcgacgaagaagaagcagaagaagaagaaaattaatatcattaattatttattcatttaaaaaaatgaagagagaagagaaagcgAGCGGAGAAATAAATTACGACCGACGACATGTCGTGCCCTGCCTGTCACTGAAATCTCCTCGCAACTTCGCGCAAGAAATATATGctcaaaaaagaagaacaaaatggGAAAACATTGAAGGCAGTTTCATAATTAGCGGCAGTTCGCACGCAGATTTCACACGCATTCcatttcttccttccttctttttaccaaatttttGCTTTCCCCGATTGATTTCTTAAGATCGGATTTTGTAATTAACTTTATGCAAAATATGCCTCATTATGGAGCTCGCATTAATTAATTAGGATTCCCATGCTTATGTGGCGGGATTTATTTCCCAAAACATGTCCACGGATAAGCATGACGTCGTCATTAGTAGTGGTGGGGGGTGAACATATGAGATGACTTGGTGGCTTACTGGATTTTTGTTGATTCGGCACCTTTTAGGTCATATTTGGGAGCAAGGTGGTTGGGAGGGATTGACAAGGATTTCCACAGGCATTTTCAATCGAATGTTTCTTCATCTCAAAGTATATTATGTAATGTCAATaacttttaagaaaagaaacaacTCAAACCCGCAACTCCataacatatttatttcaatattaatttttgcctcacaaaaaaattaccaaaatcgATACCTCTAGCAtgtttgttcaaaatctaatttttcgcCTCGATCTACAGATATTGGCATTCCATACATATCTCGTTAAATTGAATACGTGTGTTAATACACACGGCCAGCCACCGCATGACGAATCTACCGTAGGAAATGACGATCcaacatgaaaaaatatattttcatgtgtCAGCACATATGTATTTTAAAAGAGAGTCAACTGAGGCATGTGTAtcggttttggatttttttttccaagataatagttagtttaggttaaaataTATGATGAGAcattaatttggaattttatgtgAGATGAAATTACTTCGGGGGCAAATGTGTTATTGCATTGATGAGATGATTCAATAAAAGATGACACCACTTTTATTATAGCCTTTTCTTGTCTTTCCTCTTCTGCAATGCCCCTCCTCGCATAATTACCCCTTTCGTTTTTGTCTTTTCGTCATTGATAATCATTTTcataatctctctcttcttttctgttCACTCAATAAAGCATCAACGCGGCAGTACCAAAAGGCGTGGCACATGGCTGGGGACGAGCACACCAAAATGGGCGGGGGTTCCATTTTAGGCCACTTTGAAACATTCTTCGGCTTATCAAATAAAATCAGAGTTCATGGATTAGATCTGAGTATGATATTTTATTGTGAGTAGTGGGGACCAGACATCATGCGCCctactttcattttttcctttccatggccgaattgaaaattcaaatttcaaaatcgaGCATCGCAGTCCGTCTTCCATCTTGCATTTCACGTTAACTTGACATAAACATCACCCCTATTTTCCACGCTAAGACTTACCTATCAATTTGGTGTTGAAACGTTAACTCAATTGACTCTTCCACAAATACCTCTCCACTATCGTAGAAATCTATGCAAATGTTAGTCAATCGATACTACGTCAATGAAACGTTCTTTTCTCACATTTCGACTTGTTAGGTTGCGAAGTCGAAAGCGACCCAACGGCGATGGCACTCCGAGGACTAGAACAAGATCATGTTGTTGGTGTAATAGTCGTAACACGATCAGTAAATAATCGCCGCTCTTGAATAAATAGCCTTACAAAAATTGCCAGACTGCGGTCATG
The window above is part of the Eucalyptus grandis isolate ANBG69807.140 chromosome 6, ASM1654582v1, whole genome shotgun sequence genome. Proteins encoded here:
- the LOC104449084 gene encoding vacuolar cation/proton exchanger 3-like isoform X1; the encoded protein is MDHKLQVGDRPQIEMGSLQERSTHDFEDTSASSTSKVFQKMSPFHAAEEGPFSGTSQVGSVNMFSCACRSIKIVVFSNKLNLLMPFGPVAILVHNLTGHHGWVFFLSLLGITPLAERLGYATEQLAFYTGATVGGLLNATFGNATELIISIHALRGGMIRVVQQSLLGSILSNMLLVLGCAFFSGGLVYMKKEQVFNKSTAVVNSGLLLMTVMGLLFPAVLHSTHSEVHSGKSELALSRFSSCVMLIAYAAYLFYQLRSQSNQYVPLNEEGSPSGESAEDDDESPEITKWESVIWLAVMTAWISFLSDYLVDAIEGASSAWNIPIAFISVILLPIVGNAAEHASAIMFAMKDKLDISLGVAIGSSTQISMFGIPFCVVVAWIMGRSMDLNFQLFETAVLFITVLVVAFLLQEGTSNYFKGLMLILSYMIVAASFFVHVDPPKDDKM
- the LOC104449084 gene encoding vacuolar cation/proton exchanger 5-like isoform X2 — its product is MGSLQERSTHDFEDTSASSTSKVFQKMSPFHAAEEGPFSGTSQVGSVNMFSCACRSIKIVVFSNKLNLLMPFGPVAILVHNLTGHHGWVFFLSLLGITPLAERLGYATEQLAFYTGATVGGLLNATFGNATELIISIHALRGGMIRVVQQSLLGSILSNMLLVLGCAFFSGGLVYMKKEQVFNKSTAVVNSGLLLMTVMGLLFPAVLHSTHSEVHSGKSELALSRFSSCVMLIAYAAYLFYQLRSQSNQYVPLNEEGSPSGESAEDDDESPEITKWESVIWLAVMTAWISFLSDYLVDAIEGASSAWNIPIAFISVILLPIVGNAAEHASAIMFAMKDKLDISLGVAIGSSTQISMFGIPFCVVVAWIMGRSMDLNFQLFETAVLFITVLVVAFLLQEGTSNYFKGLMLILSYMIVAASFFVHVDPPKDDKM